The proteins below are encoded in one region of Micromonospora sp. DSM 45708:
- a CDS encoding MIP/aquaporin family protein, translating to MDDPRRYVAEFLGSLLLIFFGVGSAVFARVQGGVVVVALAFGFTMLALVYTMGPLSGSHINPAVTLGVLLSGKISPLGAVLYWIAQFVGATVAAFVIWAFTRWGDVVDQTGALGTNGYGAHINLGGAAVLETVLTFLFVLVVLVVTGRGEHAAFAGVPIGLALAAAHLVGLTLDGTSVNPARSFGPALFQGGTALRQLWVFIVFPLLGGALAALVAPLILRTGAGGRGPAERVTTPRT from the coding sequence GTGGATGACCCGCGCAGGTACGTCGCCGAGTTCCTCGGCTCACTGCTGCTGATCTTCTTCGGCGTGGGCAGCGCCGTCTTCGCCCGGGTCCAGGGTGGTGTGGTGGTGGTCGCCCTGGCCTTCGGCTTCACCATGCTGGCGCTGGTGTATACGATGGGGCCGCTCTCCGGCAGCCACATCAACCCGGCGGTCACCCTGGGCGTGCTGCTCTCCGGGAAGATCTCCCCGCTGGGCGCGGTGCTGTACTGGATCGCGCAGTTCGTCGGCGCCACCGTCGCCGCGTTCGTGATCTGGGCGTTCACCCGGTGGGGTGACGTGGTCGACCAGACCGGCGCGCTCGGCACCAACGGGTACGGCGCGCACATCAACCTGGGCGGCGCCGCCGTGCTGGAGACGGTGCTGACGTTCCTCTTCGTCCTGGTGGTGCTGGTGGTGACCGGGCGGGGCGAGCACGCCGCGTTCGCCGGGGTGCCGATCGGTCTCGCGCTGGCCGCCGCACACCTGGTCGGCCTCACCCTGGACGGCACCTCGGTCAATCCGGCGCGGTCGTTCGGTCCGGCCCTGTTCCAGGGCGGCACCGCGCTGCGCCAGCTCTGGGTCTTCATCGTCTTCCCGCTGCTGGGCGGCGCGCTCGCCGCCCTGGTCGCACCGCTGATCCTGCGTACGGGCGCGGGCGGGCGCGGGCCGGCGGAACGGGTGACCACGCCGCGAACCTGA
- a CDS encoding iron-sulfur cluster biosynthesis family protein, whose amino-acid sequence MLTMTDNAVLVIRDLAAQQDVADAGGLRIAADTEAGALSIELVGEPVQGDQVVDDQGARIFLDPDAAELLTDTSVDAVVDEEGVVQFGFTEKE is encoded by the coding sequence ATGCTGACCATGACCGACAACGCCGTCCTGGTGATCCGTGACCTCGCCGCCCAGCAGGACGTGGCCGACGCGGGCGGGCTGCGCATCGCCGCCGACACCGAGGCCGGCGCGCTCTCCATCGAGCTGGTCGGTGAGCCGGTGCAGGGCGACCAGGTGGTGGACGACCAGGGCGCGCGGATCTTCCTGGACCCGGACGCCGCCGAGTTGCTCACCGACACCTCGGTCGACGCGGTGGTCGACGAGGAGGGCGTGGTCCAGTTCGGTTTCACCGAGAAGGAGTGA